TTCTAAAGTTTTAGCTTCTAATAATTTTTGCCATTAATTCAAGATCGGTCAATATTAGTTGATGTCGATTTTGATGAACAGATATTTAGATTTATCTAACGTAGTTAAATACGCTAGACTATACCTACTATTTAACTATTATGAACTGTTTAAAAGTACAACTTTTGTATAACATTTTATAAACCAATATGTAGAATATCCGAATGTTTAAttctatactttttttatttagatccGAAATGACTATTgtcaatatgaaaaataaaaataacatttttcttttaaatgagCCTCTCCCATTCTCAAAAATTTAATGCTCACGTAACTTATCTTATTTGTCGTGAATTCCTCAAGGTATGCTGTAAGTCCAAATGTCACTttgcatattttaaatattaacggCGTTATCGTTCTGCGGTATTGTAAGGGTTGCCAGATGTCTGattgtaaattaatttcgaattttaaacaAACGACCTCTATAAATTTCGTTCGATTACAGAAATAGTTTACAGTTTGgaaagaatacaaaaaaaatgctaatattatctttttatttgcaCTTAATTACAACAAtagtaaataaagtattttgatATTTGGCGTTGTTTTGGACAGCAAATTCAGAACTTATGAATCTATTGTAGTAATTCGTGACCATACGTTAAGtgtttatttcattacaaaaattgatacctgcctgcgggattcaaacacagTCGGATCGCTCGACACAAGAACACcagtcgtcttatcctttaggccgcgacgacatAGCGACAATTGAGGCTTCATAGCCATAGACGCAGATATGAGAGAGGCATTACTGAAGTCTTCAGAACTCGAAAGAATCAGAATcagaatgtaattttaaatgttattaatagaAAACTATCCGTCTTAATGGCATGTCTGTATCTAAAAAACCTGAATAAGTACAGTATTTTCTTTTCATagactaaaaaaatatgttcgataatttataataatatttaatatttcatatagTACTATTGTTTGCATTGAGCGTATACTGTGAAAATTTTGCGtatgataatattaatttacaagcATATGAATTAAATGCAATATTAACTAATCAGAATCCATAAAATGTGACATTCATAATTCAAGATCCTATAATATATCGACATTTTTTGATTGATATATTCCCTcataagttttattataatatgttctaAAAACATGTCCACTAGAATGTAAGAAAACGCCAGTTTCTAGGTGATGCAAGTACATATATAGTTCAAATAATTTCACTCACATATTTGATGTGGATTTTGATTCGTTAATTATTCGACtgaaatattgttatttgaatgTAGAAtactaaaatgtatatttttaatgaaattcagtATTTCCAACTAATAAATGCTAGTCCGTATattccaaaatattttgtttcacttGTAAGTTGTGTTAGGTgtatattattgaaatgttattataaatattgatcTAATATCCTTCCcctatgtttgttttatttacctacTATCATTATCCATGGCTTTTAGACGGGATTACTGTTGTGTTCGaaacaaaatcatttaaaaacccAATCCGAGTGGTGTGCGtagttaaaactagttttacgatttaatctcgccttCATTCGTGTCATAGTATTTCACTTGAATACTATATAATTTTCGTGGGCATGGACGTATaatgttctttcttttttttttttaagtatggcaattggcTTCTTGCGATGATATATTTGTCAGTATcaagtttatatatatatataatttttatataataatatataatatatatataaatttatatataataaatacatacataaatattctgttatatgaaaaatgatattttatgGAATTAAATGAGATAAAGTAGATTTATTTGAGACTAATCAATTGCGGTCAAATTGATTGAaacgagatgatatggaatgaaataaaggctcagtaaaatggtgtttATTTACAGAGTTACTTCAGTAAACTTTTTAGTAAGAACCAGTGAAAACACGTCCAGCGCCTTTGTTCCATCTTCCCACATTCGTGCACTTTACTGATGCAAAATggctaataaaccaccattgTTACACGTTTGATGCTGAAGAAATAGTAAATTATCAAAATGAAACAATTCAcccaacttcgctcctcgcgttcccgccaaaaacgcgttgacatttgaatattgcgcTAAACATCgtatatttttcaataagaACTATCTCTAgacttttaagtttaatttctaGAAGAATGAAttgcacaaataaaaatattggttcGTCGGGAATATTATATTGACAATAACAAACGCGagtttaaaccgtaaaagcagttttaattttaacaccAATAATGTCAACTGTTATTTAACAAGAAGAGACTGACCCGTTCcctattcaattaaaaataaaatgtgtttgAATATAGACTTTCATTACAATTTATTCGTcacatttaaaacattattatattgcCATTCAACACAGGCTCGTCCCTTAACCCCATTAATATCGACTGTAGACCATCTCTCGTAAAACTTTGACGTTCTCTCTTTTCCGATGTAAAATACGTCTTCGTCGTCAACTTGGACCTTCACCGTGTAAATATCACCTcctgaaaatataaaacataatataatatttctagaAAAGTGTCGTTTACTAAAATTACTGAATACGGCCTATTCTAGCCCGCGCGGGTAATTAACATGACCATTCCACCATTGGGACATCGACGCTGACTGGCGAGATCCACGGTGTGATGTAAATGGGCTCTGTTAACCATTTAGCACCGGATGGGTGGCGAGCTTGTTATATGCatatagcaataaaaacaactgatgaaaacaaacaaacaaaaacctgCTCTATATCTACCTACTGGTATGTACGTTAATACGTGGTAAAAAGAGCGTtattaatagcttaaaaaaggaTAGACACGTTTTATTCAGCTCATATTTCGAGACCAATTAAAACCCATGTCGCTCAATAACCCGTTTTCGTATTACCTAAGGGTAAAgcagaaataaattttattcgtgTTACATTGCGTCCAATTTTTGGGTTAGGAATCATTAAAATTATCACTTTTCGGGTTTGACTCCGATACACAgctaatatcatcatcatcaacctaGGTACGATCGTCAACAGTTCGACATCGCCATATTGATACACATACCGGATAAAATAATTCGCTTGGTAGAGACGACTTCTTTATAGGTTCGAAATGTTTTGGCACTTCCAAAACAATGTTCACACCGACAAGGGATCTTTCTTCTTGGGGATATGCAAAGTTTGCGAAGGTTACTCTCGCTGTTTAACTCTCTTAGGACTTAAAGATCAGGGTTAATGCCCCGACTGTTAGGTTTCCTCGTTCATAAAGattatttttcgtttattttaatgGGGTTTAAATAATACAAACCGGCTTTGAACATAAATCCGTAATCCTTAGGCAAAGTCTGCATTTCTCCGTGTTGGTACAGCTGGAAGTCACACCATTCAACAGGGAAGACAGCTTGATCTGACTTACGGCAATAGTACCCAATTGTGAGACTAAAATAGAAGTgcagaaaaatatttgaaagtgttcttttttaattactgtTATTAGAATTTATTAAGTCTGCGTGGAATGTGAAGACCATCTAGATGGTCTTCACATTCTATATCTAGATATTTCAGCCGCGATCTAGATATTTCAATATCTAGATATTTCAGCCGCGAAGCAGTCGTTTGTTTCAATTGAAAGAGTTAATATGGAATATAGCAGTTATACAATTGAAGCTTGGACCTCGTGTCTGGAGTAGACATTTACGTTTGCGAGGACTATAGACTCATGTATCCCTGTAACACTGAGGCGCCATGAGCAATACAATAAGTTCGTGTTGATCAAACTGCATATAAACACTAACTCGATTAACAGATAGGTATTTTTAAATCGTATAACACAATATTATTGCGATCTTAAAGCAACTGAAATGCGTCCTCGGTGCTGCTATTGTCCTTGACCGACCGCGACCATTCAGTAGCATGTAGGCCGGACATCCGTCTGACTTCGAAGGTAAATGGTACCGAATAAAAAACACATACTTATTATGTACTTACTGAGACAGAATAGCCGGCTGTGAAACACTTCCTATGGCCATACAGTCGCCGTTATCAAGAAATATAAAATGGTAGACGTATCGATGGAACGTGCGCCAGTCGCGAAATGGTCCTGAAAATAAACTAATGTaggtaaatttttatatttttaatgaatgtaaAAATGACTATATCAATATAAAAGTGTATGTAAATACGTATGGTTTCTAAATGAGCACTATATTTAAAAACGCTTTGACTGAGGTCGGCGACGAATAACACCTGGCTATAGAAACAATTTAACATCGGTGTCAAAAGTTAGCTCATCTaagtatggaatgggatcgtttgcctacgtttgccgctaggggcgctgttccaactgcatacaaaattgggctaactcgtacgctatccagaacgttaaaaaacccgCACTAATCATACAGATGAGTTGTGGTGTCGTTCGTCTATAGAAAGACCTAATATTGTACACGTACCAAAGCTATGATCTCTAACTGCGGGCATATTCAGTTCGTATTGTTTACCGTCAACTTTTACAATCCCTGTAATTACGCCCATTTGTTCGTAATGTGTTTGATGCAACCTGCAAACAAGGCACTTTTAAATGgatggtggacgagttcacagcccacctggtgttaagtggttaccggagcccatagacatccacaatgtaaatgcgccacccaccttgagatataagttctaaggtctcaagtatagttacaacggctgccccacccttcaagccgaaacgcattactgcttcacggcagtaataggcagggtggtaccaaccgtgcggactcacaagaggtcctaccacctatgaAATATCTTGAATTAAAGTTCTTCTCTTGAAATTAATCTTATCTTGCATTAAAGTTGCTGTTGGATATAGAAACAGattcaatacaaaaatacaaatttattccGGATCCCTATTAAGCTAATCAATTGTAATACATAACTGAAAAGTGTAATATCTGATCTTTATAACAAAACCTATattgacaaaaatatataattttttttttttttttttattgcttagatggatggacgagctcacagcccacctggtgttaagtggttactggagcccatagacatccacaatgtaaatgcgccacccaccttgagatataagttctaaggtctcaagtatagttacaacggctgccccacccttcaaaccgaaacgcattactgcttcacggcagtaataggcagggtggtaccaaccgcgcggactcacaagaggtcctaccacctatgaAATATCTTGAATTGAAGTTCTTCTCTTGAATTAAATCTTATCTTGAATTAAAGTTGCTGTTTGATATAGAAATAGattcaatacaaaaatacaaatttattccGGATCCCTATTAAGCTAATCAATTATAATAACTGAAAAGTGTAATATCTGATCTTTATAACAAAACCTATATTGACaaaaatacctatatattatctCAGTTGCTTCTGTTGAAGTCACTATGTACCTAAAACAGTACGAATTGATTTCAAagattacttttaaaattacttttttagcAGTTTAAAATAATCCTGCGACCACGATTCCCTCGCCATGTCGGTAGCCATACTGTATGGCGCCATATGTGAGTCATAATTGAAATGAGGCCATTGTGCACTCCATGTTAGAGATAGTTCAACAGTTAGGTAATCTTCAGGATAGCTtttttgtctgaaataaaaaacaGCTTATTTACTGCTCAATTCAAGCTTTATACACTTTGTGTGTTCGCGGGTTTTCAATGATTAGTAAAATAGCTTTTTCGCGAAAAAGAGACGGAAATTCGCATTAATAACGAATACAGTGATAGATCATCCATAatagagttcatctatactacctaGAACTACTGCATTCACCCACAGTACaattccagagatttttttggcacgtaccatccggcttgaTAAATAATCTCCCCtctatggtgtttcccgagcgatatgacatgttctttttcaagcgaggcttgtggagagtactttacggtaggcagcaggttggctctgcccctagcatttctgacgtccatgagcgacggtaaccactcaccatcaggtgggccgtaagcccgtctgcctactaggACTATAAATAAACTTCtgaagacgtcgtggcctatagGTTAAAACATCCGGTggattcgtatgtagcgattggtgttcgaatcccaccggcaggtaggtaccaatatttccaatgaaatacgtacttaacaaatgttcacgattgacttccacggtgaggaaataacatcgtgtaataaaaatcaaacccgaaaaataatagtttgcgtaataactgatggtaggacgtcttgtgagtccgcaagggtaggtaccaccaccctgcttatttctgccgtgaagcagtaatacgtttcggtttgaagggcggaacagccgttgtactgttaaaattgaaaccttacaactcatgtctcaaggcggttagcggcatttacgttgtagatgtctatgggctccggtaacttaacacaaggtggaccgtgagctcgtccacccatctaagcaataataacaaaaaactcCCCCCTGAATAGAGCTTTTTATATTGTCGACAATTACAGTTTTAAGCGCTGGAACTACGTAGAGAACTTAAATCTGTGTAGTTGTTAATATATTAGAAGTCCCAGGAATTGTGTAAGAGAAATAGTCCGGTCATATTTTTACTACGGAATTCTACCCGCACAGTTTAG
The Bombyx mori chromosome 17, ASM3026992v2 DNA segment above includes these coding regions:
- the LOC101746561 gene encoding uncharacterized protein LOC101746561, producing MLTLIISTLISALIVEVFRFLNKKRKPAIFGIYQQKNKLFWPKFIFMYTILRVRQFLKYLKREHAVEVGKSGDGNIRVHEEDKKLEQKYCLGSNPLAIDAVYFNGMSREGDAVICGVARRPQNICDAFLYLKLNSEELLLSPNLPDTCLKQTESEGGEYKVNGIEVHNFIPMRTWKLTYNGSMKQKSYPEDYLTVELSLTWSAQWPHFNYDSHMAPYSMATDMARESWSQDYFKLLKKLHQTHYEQMGVITGIVKVDGKQYELNMPAVRDHSFGPFRDWRTFHRYVYHFIFLDNGDCMAIGSVSQPAILSHLTIGYYCRKSDQAVFPVEWCDFQLYQHGEMQTLPKDYGFMFKAGGDIYTVKVQVDDEDVFYIGKERTSKFYERWSTVDINGVKGRACVEWQYNNVLNVTNKL